AGTAATCGCCACTACTATTTGCTGTGTCTTCTTGTTTGGTTATTATCAGCAGCATTTGTTTCTTCTCCGTAGACATCTTTTTGGGCTGTATATGCTTAGATTCTGTGTCCAGATGTGGTATACGCTGAGGTAACCCTAGGGCTGTTTGGTTATAATAGGGTTGATATTGGGAAATACAGAATCTGAAAAGGAATCTTGTTCCAGATTCCGACAAACCCTAAATTTCACTTATAATGGAgagtgaaaaaaaataacagtAAGAAGCAATGGGCTAACTAGGAAATAGGGTActcaaatatatacttcTCACTATATAAAATCGTCTGTTAGTATTAGTCGATGTGCATATCGGAGTCCTTGACTGATACACTAACTGGATACAGAAAACTTTCAAGATAATGCCTCCTTTACCAGATACCAAAAAAAAGGAACAACTagaaatctttaatttgCAAGAAATTGCTATTGTCACTTCTCcatgtattattattcatgGTAAATGTTTGAGCAACAATGGTTCCAAAACCATCCAAGTACAACACCAATCGCTTCCTACTCTAACCTATCCTGTAGATGAGAATTTTTTTAAGATCACTTGTCATTTGCAACCAGGTGAAAATACGCTAACGATGGTTACGGACacaaatttattcaaaatcatcaaaTGTATCTACACTCCAATGTACCAAAATTTACCTGTTCATTTATGTCTGTTGATAGCGAGAGACTCTCCTTTGCTTTTCGATTCTCCAAAGTCACAGATACAGAAGGAAGGTGGTAATAACCTAGATCTGGCTATTCGAAAACTGAGAATGGCAGGTAGGTTAATGCAAGCGTTCACTAATGAACAGATGTTACGTGCAGGTTTTGGTCAAAGatgttttcaatttgtaGAGGAATACGCATTGGATACTATCTTCCAATCAAGCCAAGAAATGAGAAACACTATCAAGATCCATATCTTGAGATCTGATAAAACTACTAAAGAAATAAGAGACTATAACATTGCACAACAAAATAAAGATGCGAAGAATTCGGGTGGCTTGTTTGATATTGCAATGAATTGTGTTAGAGGAAGTGAGTTTTTCAATCAACCAGGCTTAAAAAAACCAGTTCAAGCTGCTGTAATGTTCATGGATACTCATTGGGACGGTAAGATGATTACAGGTCATGCTGCGTTAGGTGGTGGTACATCTGATATTAAATTGGCTATATTTGGTTCTCATGGTATGTATTCATGGCCAACATGTATGGAACAATTATTACCTTATATGTTAGATACTACTAAAAGTTCTACTAAGGAAGTTGCAAATGATTGTAATGAATGTGGGTCTCATTGGGAATGTTGCGTAGTTACTATGGGAGCGTTTATGCACGAGATTGGACATTTATTAGGATGTCCGCATGAAGAAAATGGTGTGATGTTAAGAGATTATGTCAGGTTGAATAGATCATTTTTGACAAGAGAATCATTCTGTCTCAGAACTAACTCAAACGGTGCAAAACCACCAATATATCCAAGAGAAGAATGTACTTGGCATAGATTAGATTTATTAAGATTTTTGTATCATCCATCTTTCACTCTGCCCCAGGATTTCTATGATCCTTCATTTTTGCGACCTTCTAAGATAAATTCAGATGGTTTGACGCAACCGGCATTATTTCCATTAGGGAATGGGTCTTGCATGATTAAATCTGAAGGTGGAATATATTgtattgaaataatatgTGGCGATTTAACAAGAGcttatattgaatatttaccAAAATCCTTGGGTGGAACAGGAACTCAAAAGGAGGTGATTCTATCGTTACAAGATTTAAGATCTAGAATCCCGCCAAATCACCTTGAAAAACATgctaatgattttaaaattggtATTTTGTGCACAAATGGCCCTAATAAAACATTTGACAACTTCCCAAATctgttaaatatttctacTATTTCCATGGCTAAATACAACTACCCTGGTAATGTTAAAGGTATTAAATCGCCATTGTTAGGTAATTCAAATAGAGGTAGTGAATTTGACATCATACCGatcaatattaaaaatatcacaATGGTAAGAGTATATTATGGCAGTGCCCTTGATGGTCTACGATTTTACCAAAGAACAGATGATCCAAATAAACCACCATCTATCCCTCCAAGAACTTATGTTAGCGGTTTGAAGGATTCGATgaagaatttttcaatcaatGATAAAAACACATATAATGTTTTAATTGGCAATGAGACAACGAATTTTAGTGACATTAACTTGGAAAATGGAGAGATCATCAAAGAGTTCAATGTCAGATGCGGCGCTTGGATTGATGGTATACAGATTGTAACAAGCCGTGGACGCAGCAGTCCTATGTTTGGGAACGCAAATGGTGGTAGTCTTGGACAGTTGAAGGCACCTCATGGTCAACAAATTTTGGGTATATATGGTAGAAAAAGTAATTGGATGGATGCGATTGGTATAGTTTATGGtaacatataaataaacGTCAGATCATTTGTTTACTCTACTTAAATGCAAGTTCTTACACTCTTAGGATTTTAACTATTTTGgatttcatttatatttttcgCAAAGAAGTTACTTGTTAACTATGTGTTACGTAATATATACatgaattttaataaatgagTTTTTTTAGTCtataaattgttaaaatatatattttatttcaaatattcaaaatcatcTTTTGTGAAGGGTTTTCTACTTAAAGGCATGGTGTGCAAATGCTTGTTctttttaatgatatatttattaacattTGGGCTCATTGGAAGGTCCACTAAAGAATCAAAGCTTACACTTCTATGAATTAAACTCGAgcaattattttcattgcTTAAAGTTCTGGCTAATTTGGTTGGAATCTCAGAGTAATGTTTTTCTTTGTAGACCAATCCGACTTCTTTTACTTTAGTAGTATTTATTGAGTTTTGGGGCAATTGAACGAATGTATCCAATTTCTCAACATACTCATATAGCGACCAAGATATTCCATAAGGTTTTATATCCAGACAGTAAACACAATGTAGGGGTATATCAATATCAGCAATTATGTCTTTACTAATGTTTAAAAAGTAACCTAAAAGCACTCTTGCTGGGACAGGATGTGTCACAATTAAAACACTATCTTTTaatctttcaatttcattgatTACTGTCCGTAGGCGGTTAATGACATCTAAATATGATTCCCCGCCGTTACCGGGATACTTGTATCTCAGTGTAtcattttgtttcttttcaaattctatTGGATAATACTCTTTAAAATCAGAATGTGATAAACTGTCAAAATCGCCAGCATTAATCTCATCTAACATTctaatttgttttatttgatatttattttcatcaaaatattgGACACTCTCAATAGCTCTCTTCCTCATACTAGACCAAATATGgaattcatcattttcttcttcttctacttCTTCTACTTCATTATTCGTATCAATggtaatattattttctcCATATCTTTCAATCATTCTTaaatattctttcttttgaGTTTCATCTgactttattttataattattttgttcaatAAGTTTTTGGtcatcaataaaattctttaacGCTTTTGAGTATTTTTTACCTCTTTTTGTTAGATAAGAATCACCACCCATTTTAACCtctaaattatatttactttcTCCATTTCTTGTAATCcaaatttttctttcattcaaattaaagttcattaaataatataaggTTTCAGATGTTAAAAACccatttaatttataagtgattattttttcacCAACATCtatcattttaatataagATAAATTTTCACTGTCTTCAATTGACTCATAAACTTTTttataattctttaatctttcttcaaaatcaattaatgaatCAACTGgatctttatatatataatctGGCCCAGATATTTTtagtttaatattttttttagtCAGTTCTTCATTCGAACAAATTGTCTCAAGAAATACaacattaattttatttgacctatttttaatttgttgGAATAataatcttcttctttccTTTGTTGTATTAGTAGCATCAAAAATAGCAACAGCACCATCTTTTaccaataaataatttagtAATTCTTCCAAAGTATCTAATGCCCATTTGTCCCGTAactgtaaatatttttcattattagcattaaaaaaatcagaagtttgttcttctaatttattttcttttgaaaaagttCTTCTTGTATTACCAACATTGAATGCTTTACAGTTAAACatcataaaatttaaatatcttgataatttatttgtaataaatgatttaCCAGATGCAGGTAAACCACACATTACAAtgattaattttttttcaatgtcATCATTTGTAAGTAAACCATATGGAGATTTTTTAGATTTTGTTAAACCTGGTATATCAAATGAGGAAGATCTGTAATTGacatttttatctttaactTTAAGCTTcagtttatttattttattattatcgaCCTGATTTTGCGTTTGTGTATGCGTATGCGGTTGTGTTTGTgattgaatttgatttatgTTAACGTCACTTGTGAAAGGCGTCTGTAAGGGGGTATTTTTTGGAGTAAAGTCCATTGTATATTGTTTGACTTTATCTTATGTTTCAGAATTTGTTACCTTTGGTGTTTTTAATTAACAATTATGAGAATAGATAAATTCAttgtaaattaatataaatacgactgaattattttaaGCAAAAACTAACTTAacaaacatatatatttatatatgtttgtataatatcatttacGGAATTCactatataaaatatatataattaatagCAACAATATTTTAGCCGCCTATATATGCATGctaaaataaaactataTAGTATaactataataataactcaAACTGAATGAAGATCAATTATGTTAACCATTTATGacacaaaaatataatactaAAGCCGATCAATCAATCGATCATTTCCAATATATGGTAACGTTATTAAAATGTATGACCCTATGACAATGAACTGGCTCTTACTTATCTCTGACAAATGTAATGCATCCATTGTTCAACAGGCAATCATTATTTCTTCGTCTTTCAGAACTCAATATTTCAGACACAGTCATACTTTATGTTGTCAATTCCTTCTTGTAACCTTTGAAGATACACATCCTCTCCCACAAACGTACTGGTTTCGAAACCTTTCACTGTATGTCCCATATTCGTAATTACCTTCTTAATGGATTAAACAAATCTTTGCATTTAGTGGGGCGAGGGATGGAAAAGAGGAGGAAGAGAAAGTGGGATAGTTTCGATAAATCtcattttttcatttcgtgtcatttaaatttaaattaatttactAATTTAAACATTCTTGTTATAGTTTCTGCTTTTGTTTCTTTGCTAATTTTTGGCCCCCCACAAATTTCCTAATTGGTCCTTTCATCTCGTCCCCGCTTCTGTGCGGGGCTTCCCTTGTCTTTTCtagaaatgaaaattacgtaaaatttatttatatataagaaaagCAAGAAAGAAGAGTCATTTAAGCTACTGTATATTGCTTTTATGACGATAGTGAAATTGTCTTCTATTACGTTGCGAGtgtttttataaattagtTTAGTTTTGCTtagtttatttattattgatagTCGACGTGTCATCCATGTTCCTAATATAGATGTTCGATGGTATATTTGCTTTTAATTGCGAATCGTTATTAATATCTTGTATTGATGATGTTGTTGTTATGGTGTTTGTTTGATTATCGAGTCTTGGAATGCTAGTATCCGGGTCAACATCATTGACTATATCATTGGTAATTGTTGGTTGGAGatctttattttgtaatgtCCTTGATCTTGTTGTATTATCTGTTGATGTTGATTTTAATACGTCAATGGTGTTTTCATTGGTGTTGAATTTTGACAGAGGTGATGATGAGGATGCTTCAGTAGTATTATCCAAGCAATATTGACATTTCTTCTTATAATCGTTGGACATACTGATTAGATTTTTAAGATGCCTGTAAAAT
The nucleotide sequence above comes from Tetrapisispora phaffii CBS 4417 chromosome 3, complete genome. Encoded proteins:
- the TPHA0C03240 gene encoding zinc metalloproteinase family protein (similar to Saccharomyces cerevisiae YIL108W; ancestral locus Anc_2.263), translating into MPPLPDTKKKEQLEIFNLQEIAIVTSPCIIIHGKCLSNNGSKTIQVQHQSLPTLTYPVDENFFKITCHLQPGENTLTMVTDTNLFKIIKCIYTPMYQNLPVHLCLLIARDSPLLFDSPKSQIQKEGGNNLDLAIRKLRMAGRLMQAFTNEQMLRAGFGQRCFQFVEEYALDTIFQSSQEMRNTIKIHILRSDKTTKEIRDYNIAQQNKDAKNSGGLFDIAMNCVRGSEFFNQPGLKKPVQAAVMFMDTHWDGKMITGHAALGGGTSDIKLAIFGSHGMYSWPTCMEQLLPYMLDTTKSSTKEVANDCNECGSHWECCVVTMGAFMHEIGHLLGCPHEENGVMLRDYVRLNRSFLTRESFCLRTNSNGAKPPIYPREECTWHRLDLLRFLYHPSFTLPQDFYDPSFLRPSKINSDGLTQPALFPLGNGSCMIKSEGGIYCIEIICGDLTRAYIEYLPKSLGGTGTQKEVILSLQDLRSRIPPNHLEKHANDFKIGILCTNGPNKTFDNFPNLLNISTISMAKYNYPGNVKGIKSPLLGNSNRGSEFDIIPINIKNITMVRVYYGSALDGLRFYQRTDDPNKPPSIPPRTYVSGLKDSMKNFSINDKNTYNVLIGNETTNFSDINLENGEIIKEFNVRCGAWIDGIQIVTSRGRSSPMFGNANGGSLGQLKAPHGQQILGIYGRKSNWMDAIGIVYGNI
- the TPHA0C03250 gene encoding uncharacterized protein (similar to Saccharomyces cerevisiae PFK26 (YIL107C); ancestral locus Anc_2.264), with the protein product MDFTPKNTPLQTPFTSDVNINQIQSQTQPHTHTQTQNQVDNNKINKLKLKVKDKNVNYRSSSFDIPGLTKSKKSPYGLLTNDDIEKKLIIVMCGLPASGKSFITNKLSRYLNFMMFNCKAFNVGNTRRTFSKENKLEEQTSDFFNANNEKYLQLRDKWALDTLEELLNYLLVKDGAVAIFDATNTTKERRRLLFQQIKNRSNKINVVFLETICSNEELTKKNIKLKISGPDYIYKDPVDSLIDFEERLKNYKKVYESIEDSENLSYIKMIDVGEKIITYKLNGFLTSETLYYLMNFNLNERKIWITRNGESKYNLEVKMGGDSYLTKRGKKYSKALKNFIDDQKLIEQNNYKIKSDETQKKEYLRMIERYGENNITIDTNNEVEEVEEEENDEFHIWSSMRKRAIESVQYFDENKYQIKQIRMLDEINAGDFDSLSHSDFKEYYPIEFEKKQNDTLRYKYPGNGGESYLDVINRLRTVINEIERLKDSVLIVTHPVPARVLLGYFLNISKDIIADIDIPLHCVYCLDIKPYGISWSLYEYVEKLDTFVQLPQNSINTTKVKEVGLVYKEKHYSEIPTKLARTLSNENNCSSLIHRSVSFDSLVDLPMSPNVNKYIIKKNKHLHTMPLSRKPFTKDDFEYLK